The DNA region aaaaccaataaattgtttcaaatagtttatttaaacaagtttaatatttaaattaatatagttatatattttaaggacttaattaactttttataaaaaaaattatacagtGAACAGGAACTACgcatattatttttagaaagagAATTTACATTCTCATTTTGCAGGGAAGTTTGCGGTTCGGTTGGAGCAAATTTATGAGCTGTCGTCTGCATTTGTAGTCCGATTGGAGAAGCCCTAATGTAGTGGGGTAGTAGATAGTTATACAAGTTAGTTAGTAAATGTTTGTATAGTGGATAATTATGGAAGATATTGTAATGTTTGGGtataaaattctcaaatatctttatcaatgatATGGAAAAGAtaaaacattgaataaataattcGTTAAACCCGAATCGTACCAAACAAGACTATGTTTTAGTTGAAGAACATACAAGAACATGTCCTTGTAAAAACAAGAACAATGCTATGttcttgtattttttaaaaaagtaaagTTAACATCAAAATATACAATTTGAAGTGATATTGCTAATGTTAGTGATAgttagattaatatatattagaagaacaataataatgttttacatatcatgtcatgtttttttaacttttcaatttaaataacttgGTTTTTTTAAACCAAGTTTATGTTTAGTGTCTTAAAACTCAATGTTCAGCGTTTATGAACTTCATGTTCAACGCCTAATTACTCCATATTCAGTGCATTTTTCAGTTAAAAAAACTGTCTttcttttaaacaaatttaatgttCAACTTCTATAAACTTAATGTTCAGCGTTTATGAATTTCATGTTCAGCTCTTTTTTCAGTAGTTTTTTAAAACCAATTTAATGTTCAGCATCTTACAACTTCATTTTCAGCgcattttttagttaaaaatatttattttttttcaaaacaatttattgaTCAGCGTTTTACAATTTAATGTTCAGCGCCTATCAACGCcatgtttttttaactttttagtttaaaaaacttttttttaaacaattttaattttttttaaatgaactttGACATATTTTTACAAGACATTTCTCTACCCAAGGCCTGGTTTGATGAAAGGGCAGTTCTTAtcccaaaactcaaacattttatcaaccatcaaatcaaataattttatcatttaaatactaaaactaccctataattttattatctctataaacgggaaatttgattaaataaccctcataagagggttattaCCATATTTAGCATAGCCTTactaattttttcatatataacaTTTTCTCAAGGCAAATGTCTcttttgtcctttaatttaaaaaaaaatcatttttcttttccctCCTCCCCCGTTTTCCCTTCCTCTCCCTCTTTTCAACTCCCCCTACCCCGAAGACGACTGATCGAAGCCGAAGATGACCGATCAGCCATCCCTCTCCCCGACGACGAAAAGCCCAACCCACGTAACCCTTCCTCTCCCCCGAACCCCGACGAGCCCCCGACGACAAATAAGAGCCCCCGACGAGAAGCAGAACGACTGAATAAGAGCCCCCGATGAGAAGCAGAACGACTGAATAAGAGCCCCTGAACCCCGACTATCCATTGAAGGTGAGTTTATCTTCCTTGTTTTCCCGTTTCTATCTGAGTTTTCCCGTTTTCTATCGTTTATATTCCATACATGTTGAAATGGAAGAATGGTTTaaggtttattgtttaggtttaggtttattggCTGACTGAatagttttgggtttaaaatgcttTTGTCGAAAGCTGTTGCAGGCTGTCGATGGCGACGATGCATTTTCGCAGGCGactgtgcatctgtcgcaggcgacgatgcatttcccgcctgcgacagatgcatcgtcgctTTCGTCACCTTCGTCAGATGTATATTCCACCGTAAAACCAATCAGCCAAGCTCTAAAACTATTCATCCATGACCTAACCTACAACCTAGACTCTAAACGATGAAACCCTAAACATTCATCCATTTCCGCGATAAAATGACGAAGGAAACGGAAACGGAACAGTAGCGTCTAACCTGAATGTTGAAGACGTTTCGGTTTTTTTGACAAAAtgttatatatgaaaaaattagtAAGGCTATGCTAAATATGATAATAACACTCTCACCTACACCATATCCTCTATAAAGTCAAAAGACAAATtaatcttcaaattttaaaaactattttttttttattttttatcaaagccaagttaatgttattttttctataactgaaaagttaaaataaaaatataaccatattcttttaaaatatattttggaaatatctaacaaataacaaaattatcttgaagcaataaaataataaaagatggGATGAATAATGTGCCACGTGTACCAACGTACACCAGTAAAATCCAAAGATAGAAATGTTTTATGCAACGCCACAGAATGAATTTACAGAGTCCATTCAATCgttctgttttcaaataatcctcaATGTCATCGACCATGGCGGCTCTAGGGTTTCTGAAGCTCTCTTTCCTCTTCAGCCTTCTCACACCTAACTACTACTCAAACTCAAACCTAAACGTGGGCACTGCAGTAAAAACACCGCCGAGTTGCAGCCGAATCGAATGCCCTGTTTACGATGTCATCGACGCCGGAAAAGATTACGAGATCCGTCTATACAATTCCTCTATGTGGATGTCCACTTCTTCTATTCAGGACATTTCCTTAGTCGGAGCCACCAAAACCGGCTTCTTACGGTACTAATTGATCTTtcatttattctaataataataatggttaaTTTGAAGTTGGGTATGTCTGAAATTGAAATGACAGGTTATTTGATTACATACAAGGGAAGAACGATTTCAATGAGAAAGTAGAAATGACGGCGCCGGTTATGACACAAGTTTCCCCAAGCGACGGCCCTTTCTGCGAATCATCATTTGTTGTCAGTTTCTATGTCCCAAAGAAGAATCAGCAAAACCCTCCACCTGCAAACGGTCTCCATGTTCAGAAATGGAAGAATACCTACGTTGCCGTTAGACAGTTCGGTGGATTCGTTAAGGATTCCGATGTCGGCGTCGAGGCGGCGGCCTTGGCGGAAAGCATAGCCGACACCGAATGGGCGGCGGCGATTGGAAAGTCACATGCTGCGGAACCGACCAAGGTGTTTACGGTGGCGCAATACAATTCACCGTTTGAGTTCTCTGGGAGGGTGAATGAGATATGGCTCACCTTTGAAATTTGATcgattattatattaataataatcttgTAATGGAAATTTGGAATAGTCCAATAtagtttgttttttctttgaTCTTTAATAATGAACCATCAATCACTAATAATAAAGTAAGAAGTTATTTTTATCttcttattcattcattttgttagtgtttttttttatttatttgttttgggAAAGAATGAGTCATcaccaatataatatatatgataggTCATGTTACCACTTAAAAGAGTTTATTTTTTGCACCACCAAACTTCTTCGGTCACCAAGAAATCAAGAGTAAAACCCAGGCGGAGAGAGCGAGAAATGAAATCGTCTGTACCAGTGATCGATCTGCAGAAATTCCCATCTGAATCCCACAATCTGATCCAAGCTTGCGATCAATGGGGATGCTTCAGGATCATCAACTATACCCACCAATTTGATGTCTGAAATGAAGTCGGTCATAAAATCCCTCCTCGACCTCCCAGCCGAAGTGAAAATCCGGAACATCGACGTCATTGCCGGAAGCGGGTATGTCGGTCCGACAAAGACTAATCCACTCTATGAGGCCTTGGGTCTCTACGACATCGGGTCCTCCCAAGCCGTCCGAGATTTTTGCGACCAGCTTGAAGCCACTCCATCTCAAaggcaggggcggagccaagtgCAAGCTGgcccgggctgtagcccggggagccttatgtattttatcaataacgacggtaaattaccgtcgttattgtttattttccgtcgctaaaaggttatttttcgtcgctaaaaggcattggtgacagtaaactataaaactagcccggatagatttttttaataaaaaattagcccgggtagGTTTTAAATCCTGGCTTCGCCCCTGCTCAAAGGTACCGTCTTTAATTCTCATCTGTAACTACTTATACATTTTAGATTTGAGTTTCCTGTGGTTGAACTAGATCGATCTATTTCATGATTTATTACAGATACACAATAGAGAAATATTCAGAGGCAATAAATGAACTAGTGATTGACATAGGACGGAAGATATACGAAGGCTTAGGACTGGGTTCTAAAAATTTGTTCTTGGAATGGCCATGCCAGTTCAGGATTAACAAGTACAATTTTACACCCGAAGCTGTTGGATCTTGTGGAGTACAaacagtggcggacctacaaggggggccttggggggcccgggcctcccccaaccaagataaaactttttagatattatatatatatttatcaaataaggcTTTGCCTCAGTGGTTTTGGAGCTGAAATGTATAGTAGAGGTCAGGGGATCAAACCCTGCCTCTAacatttctttaattataactttttttataccaacattatttataataaactaacacttcctttaatttcaaatataattttattaaagtagttattattaatattttattttatacaaaaaaaatattttctaaaatacaagtaattattattaatattttattttatacaatttttttttctaaaatacaatatttataataatacataaattttagttaatatataaataacatttatttatataagttaaaatataaagaattatatataaaataatgaaaatcatataatattattatttattttaaaactacatttatattataatttatttatatatatatatatatatatattattaattttaatataattaataatacaaattacttataaatataaggataaaataaccatttatataaatatatgggtaaaatattattttatatttcttaattttaaattaattttaaattatttcaacaaataaatgtatttgttagattttatttaggggttgtgacacatatttatttttaatcatttattttatgtaggatatagaataatgaagatgttctataaacgaatttgtacttctacatcatATGACCAATATGagtcttctcaatcaattaatgagcctactaatgagtctaatgttactgatcaaatatacatggttagaatatagcatatcaaaagatgcatcattttgtttttggtattatcttttcaaacctttaaatagagaaaacgtagatgatacatttataggagatgagtacaaaaattggaaaaaagcattagaaagattcaatcgtcatatgagaacttcaaatagttgtcataataaagctagaattcaatttgaatcattttaagattaaagacataacgtgagaaacgttttacgtacacatggtcgtgatataaaaataaattatcacacatgtttaacgacaatatttgatgtaacacactttctattgaggcaaggattaccttttcgaggacatgatgagtcaagtagttcatcaaataaaggaaattttcttgaattgattgattaatatagtcaacgtaatgaagatatttgtcttcttttgtaccgactcatggacaagaataatttagtaattgtgcttattagtatttttatgtaattatcgagtaaaattttaattaaaaatgcatttatttgatagccaaaaatgctacgttattaGGTATTTGGCCtccccgagaaaatatttctgggtccgccactgagTACAAATCCACACGGATTCTGGGTTCCTTACAATGTTGCAGGACGATGAAAACGTTGGAGGCCTTGAAGTTATGGATAAGGAAACGGGTGTTTTCTTGCCGATCGATCCCATGGCTGGATCCCTTCTGGTCAACATGGGCGATTTCGGCAAAGTGAGTTGAGAGATTAAAATTAACAAGTAAAGGGATTTGATGATATGTGTTGTTGCTTGCTGCAGATATGGAGCAATGGAAGATTTTACAATGTGAAGCATAGAGTGATGTGCAGGGAAGCTGCAAGTGTCCGACTGTCGATTGCTCTGTTTGTCCTGGGACCGAAAGACACTCGGATGGAAGCGCCGGCTGAGCTGCTGCTGGATTCCGATGATACTAGGTTATATGTTCCGGTCGATTTTGAAGAGTATCGCAAACTACGTCTTTCAACGGGCATGCGGGCGGGTGAAGCCCTTGATCTCCTCTTACAAGTTGCAAAACATTGAATTAAATGTACGTATAATATGATCTCCTCCTTGCCGCAATCAAATTCATGGATTTTGATCATGAAGAACAGATCTAGCTATATATAGGGCGTATTTTGAGGATTATAATTCAACTACttatttaaatacaataaatatatcaaactaTGTTGAAAACCAATGCCTCAAAGCATTCTTTCTCGATCTCAGATCTCCTAGTGGTGGGAGAGAATacagttaatttttattatttatctgctatttttaatttataagagatcaaaatgtttaatttaaatcaaatcttaaataaattatattcttatattctaaatttaagaagataaaatatttacttactATTTCACTCAAAGTGTCAAATtacatgtttgaaaatattcaaTTATACATATTACTTGTATAAAAACAAATCCTTGGCAATGGAAtcacattaaaattatttatttattttaaaaatattatttatcttaacttaattatatatttttaaataataaatacaatttttttaattatcaatttattttaattttttaataagattaattattctaatttatatatatattatttataattattaaaattaatagtaattttaaataatatacaaatatttaattataaattattattatatacttaaggtatttatttagtaaatatttaaatgtaatataaatagatttattttaaaattataatttttaattttattgaaattttttaaaataaaattattatttaaaaacaaattatttgaaattatcattatttttattaattataaatagaatatatatatatatatatatataatattattaataacctttttataaaaaattaaaatagtaaatattttcttttataataaaatcaataaattaaaatattaaatttaagaaaatattattattgaacaTTAAATATTATCTTGAATTTAAAAGATGTTTTGTCATGCATGCATGTAgcaaaaaattaaactaaaaagtaaaatttaacCAGGAATCTAAATCAAAACTAATCTGATTTCAACATTATCTATCTGAACCTGAACTTGtagaatttgattttaaaaaaaaaattcaataaaagcAAATAGAGATTTGAAGAAGCATTAGCATGATGAATGGAGATTACTTTatgttaaaatttgaaattattttataatagaatcattaaactaaaataaatatatattataaaaaaaaatcatagtgACTTTCAACCTGacttgaatttaaaaaaataataaaagtgtgAATATTGcatttcttataataaatagaatattattttttttagcagATTTAAGTATATTTGTCAAATACacctatattttttaattactatGAAAAGTTGGAATGATTTTACTggtttataaatcatttttattaccATTTCACATCATAAAAAAGTTcagatttattcaaataataaatgtatgcaattatttttttaaataaattatgaaaattgtGTAAACATActcacaaaaaaataaaataataatattataaaattaatatacttttaaataaaactctttaccatttaaagttattttttattttaaggattttataaattatcaacTGTTTTAATTTGAACAAATATCTCAAATTAAAAATGCCTCATATAttcatatcttatttttttttatattatacaaCCAATTAATAAATAAGCTAAATATTCAACCCTCATTGATATGAAACATTGAAGATGGACTATAActactttaaaatataaaaaatctttaTAGTGGACAATAAGAAAATCAATATTGATGGACAATCACCTTAGTCGGTCAGCCCATAAAAATGTAATtcttatgtaattttttatagtgtaaaatttaaatcataataaaatatttttactgaataataaatattggaCAAAATGGAACCCAGTGGGACTAAGATTTTAACAGGCCATAATtcctataaataaatagaaatgtTATTTTGTGTAATTTTGAGTTCTGACACAACATGTGTACTATGTAACAAATATTAATGTATGACATTGTGACCATATTAGGCAGCCCATCCTCTTTTGATATTGAAATACATTAATTGATCTGGTTTGGAGTTTcaagaataaataatttatgtgcAAATAATAGCAAGCCACCTTTTAAGGCCTTGAAAGTTTGATACGtgacaatattattattattattattttcttaagttTTATCAAATAGACCAAGTCTatcaatcataaaaaataaatgaaatacaatatttttattttattttattaatatatataagattattttaaaggTTTTAAATCCTAAgcttaaactttaaaataattcaaattattaactaaaatattataataccatttatttattttaatttctaaagataacttaatatatatttataccagtaatatttattttatttaaataataaaacttttaataaattaaatcggATGATTATCCAAATAAACAGTTTTCCAACTTGGGTGACAAATTGGATAAGATTTGCAGAGTTCATCAAGCCGAGATAAGAATGGGCATCACTTGTCTGTGGGCTGAGTTGATTTCTCCAACTTGGGGTGGCAATTTCAcctatcaatttattatttatattttgttttcatttaaagttttaatattatgatcaaaagttaaagagaaatgattaacTAGTATGAGATTATTGTGTCCTTGTGTCAAATTTTTTCATAatggattattttatttattattataaattgtttcatcttacaaaaaataatactCAAAACCaagtataatattaatatttaaaaaaattgttataatatatactaaacataaaattataaattatttacaattatatatatatatatatatcattttttataattaaaatcaaatagtaataatttatacaacttatattatcatatattatttatatattattaccatctatatttatatacaacttctaccatatataatatcatattaagCATCAAATtggtgagttatttgaataatcctttaaattatttaaataactctatTCTATCACTTatctcattattaataaatcaattaatttattaattaaaatattaaaaacaatgttaataaataaacatgtttcattaaatattaatatttttaagtttattttactaATAACTCAACTTTTcataacttattattaattaaaattatttaaattacctcaaatatatcatttaaataaccaaattaGAGCAAGGCCTTAGATTGCGGTtaggtttgagttatttaaataacataaaccACACAAACATAATTCAACTCATCTCTTCGTTTATCACattactcaattcattaactcaaatacttaaaatacatctatttgaaattattattattattattatatatatatatatattaatatatatatatatatatatatattaatatctctaagttttttttttatctcttttcaacTAATTCAAATAACCTAAGTCCCAAGAAAACTAATGTTTTTATGATAATGGATATATGGCTGATTAGAAATGATGTAGTTGTTACTTAAACAACAACttagtaaaaaaaagttaaggaACAATATTGCTTTgtttttcattataatatatatatccccTAAATCCCAGTCTgtatagaaaattaaaaaaaaaattacactatGATTTTTGGTGTTCTTTTTACTAAGATTAGTGAAAAGtgtacataaattattttaagtaatatTAGCCAAATAACACAGTCTGACTTGACTTAAACCAATCAAAGTATTCGAACTATAATCAAAtttgagatatatatatatcatgattaaATCTCTAATTAATAGTTTAAGCAAATTATTTTAGTAAGCTAATCACAACCacttaaattaaacaaattggGTAGGCCAACAAATTGATTGAATCGAAATAAAAAGtaggatattaattaattaatttaaaaaaaaatagaagcaAAATGATTGGTTAAAAAAGAATCAGAACAGGGTATATAGATAGACATGAGATGGAGGAGGCTGATAAAATCTGTAATCTAGGGAGTGTCCAGCTGATTTGATGCCgcttttttattgtttataaatgGTTCAACGTTGTCATCAATTATTCTTTTGAAACAAATATGCTTAAATTTAgggtttgtttttaattaaattatttggttagtttagggtttaggttaaaaataaaaggggattatttataattatttgctTTAGAGGTATaaacatttaaagaaaaaaaaaagaagtttttttgttatagaaaaatagataatgttttaattaatgaacAAATGTAGGATATATATGAAATGGATCTCAatgttcaattatatatatttatcaaccacatttttcaaattataaattaaaatatcttattatttgtttttaagtaAATCGATCAGTTTTAAGGACATCGATCATTATTTGTAGTTTTGTAGTTTtgaagtttttattatttatagaaatattttggtcaaaaacatgttttttctAGTTCGTATAGTTTCACGAGTAGAATTAGATATGGAAGAAAACTTAATAATAGAAAGATAACCTTACATAAAAAGATGTTGTTTTTAGTTAGTGGGGGTGCAATGTAGTGATTTCTTCTCTGTGTCTTACATTGACAATATATTGATTCTTTTAAGGTTGATCATTGTTACATATTATTTGCGGAGATTGCTCCATATGATATTTTATGGAAAAAATTGTGATATTCtaaattctcttaaaaaaattcattttttggACGGAGCATATGTGAAGGGATTTTAACGGATGATAGattcataaataaaacatgTATTATGGTTGGTTGTTGCAGAATGTGTTGCGAAGAAGTGTAAACGACACCTCAATTGTTTTTGCATTGCAAAGGAGATGTTGTGATTTGTAGCCTACTTTGGAAGATTATTCACATTGAGTGGGTAATGACCGAGTCAATTGTCGGTTGTTGAGACGTTTGGATAAAAACCGCGAGCTCAAATTGATTAAGTCGGTGAGTCTCTATCCCGATTATTTTCGTCTAAATTATTTAACTCAAAAAAACCGTAGAACGTTCAATGATCGCAGTTGACCGATCCGTTTATTCCACAACGTTATTATTACGACGATATGGAAaatctttttgaaaaaaccgGTGAAGACGGTCGGTGAACTCGAAAAAGatcaaccatatatatatatataccaaaccATTCAAAACACTCGTCCTCAAGGAATGATTTATTAACCCCATTAAATCCGCAATCACCCACAATCAAAGGGTAGACATAATTGAAggagaaatatttattttttttattattgcaTGTCTTCCCAGGGGCATCAACTTTAATcgctatatattaattaattaattgaagaaagaaaaagggCATACTATAGGTTATTATATAGCAGGAACAGACATCCAACAATAATAGATCAGCTCCCTTATTCAAATAACATTATGAAATACAAGTTGTTTGAGGTAAGTGGGGTtatatctttcttttttattattgcaAATTTCATTACCCAAAAACAAAGAGTGCCTTAATTACAAAAGGATGACACTACAAGAACAAAAGCTTGAAATATCTTTTTTAGTAATACATTATGGTGGTTTTAAGATAAGTTAATTAACcttgaaaaacaaaacaaaaaatgaataGTGTACATTTTATTGTCatgtcaaataaataaataaaatgggtCTCCCCCTATTATTGGGATGGGACAACATGAGATGAAAGTtcaaattagttaattaattattaatgtcaTTAAATTTCCTGTTTAAATGGAAAAAGTTTAGAATTGACcgacataataatataatatataagtttatatattcaattaagcTGCAAATGAGACagtgttttaatttattagcgGGGAGGAAACGAATAGAAGCAGACACATCTATTCTTTTTCACTAGCTTATAACTACTAGCTAGATtgattaataatatgattttcaaactatatattaattatgaccGACTTAATTACATacatgattaatatattatatatagactCCACGTACCATTATTGGTTTGTGACTGGAATATTACTGGAGTCAACATTAAAACACGTGAAAATTTACACGATCAAACGAATCAGAACTATAAAGGGTTATGTCATCCACATCATCACTGTTTCATTATTCAGACATGTGtcggttttataaataatatatatatcatattagtTCAATTATTTAGTAGACTCATCAATCTCCACCAATAAATAGaatacatatataatacatattataataattgaagCTTTCTCCACCAAAGTAAGGTTTGTTCCCGAGCTCCTCTTCcaacactttatatatatatatagctagcaCTTCACCAACTTTTTCTTTGCGGCTTCTTGCATTTCTCCCCAAGTAGTCTTAAACGCAAATGCACTCGCTTTGTCGTATATTTGTTCCAAAAATGGTTATATATGTTAGTGAAAATTGTTCACAATCgagatatataaattaattataaggaTGTAGTAACTATATATGCATGATCAACTTACATTTTGGCCGATGTAATATATCCAAAATCTGGTGTGGGCTCGTTCATAAGGGTCGGATGGGCAGAAATTAGAATTTCCCGTCCATACCTCATCTCTAGAATAACGGAAGACTCGCAGATAGGTCCTATGTTGTGGATAGGAATCGGAATTTTTTGGTGAATCGGATTCATCTCCAATAACAATTGACTTTTGTTACTAAGATCTTGTTCCAAGTCGTTCATATTTCACAGCTTTCTCCTCCAAGCTACCAAATTAATGGGTTTGTCATTAGGTCCAACA from Impatiens glandulifera chromosome 5, dImpGla2.1, whole genome shotgun sequence includes:
- the LOC124939986 gene encoding heme-binding protein 2-like — its product is MSSTMAALGFLKLSFLFSLLTPNYYSNSNLNVGTAVKTPPSCSRIECPVYDVIDAGKDYEIRLYNSSMWMSTSSIQDISLVGATKTGFLRLFDYIQGKNDFNEKVEMTAPVMTQVSPSDGPFCESSFVVSFYVPKKNQQNPPPANGLHVQKWKNTYVAVRQFGGFVKDSDVGVEAAALAESIADTEWAAAIGKSHAAEPTKVFTVAQYNSPFEFSGRVNEIWLTFEI